One segment of Candidatus Manganitrophus noduliformans DNA contains the following:
- the gspK gene encoding type II secretion system minor pseudopilin GspK, which translates to MTAWSGFSTGATPGVSVVALTMTPESPSPQPVVRESKVSRKKERKTFFMGGSIAEAVQGHNKLLKNEGGFALLLSLLVVLLLTVLILELDFQVRADLRAAGNFRDDLKAFYLARSAVSAGEAILKEDLRFSNRYDGLDELWAYPVPEYPLGDGVLSGSITDETGKFNLNSLVDNNGKTTATVQKTRHKQLRRLFELLQLDPELADPIVDWVDIDSEPISAYGAEDESYRRLDPPYSAKNARFDTLEELHMVWGITDDVYRKISPYLTVYGDGLINVNTADSLIIQSLDFEGGIDESIAGRLIENRPYENKQKFIDSVPADVKTRFTTAGTTSGIDTKSNFFSITAEGKVQNTRKIVRAIIRRGNPMELLYFKVE; encoded by the coding sequence GTGACCGCTTGGAGCGGTTTTTCGACCGGGGCGACCCCCGGCGTCTCGGTGGTCGCCCTCACGATGACCCCCGAATCCCCTTCGCCGCAGCCGGTTGTCAGAGAGAGCAAAGTGAGTAGAAAGAAAGAGAGAAAGACGTTTTTCATGGGCGGGAGTATAGCAGAAGCGGTGCAAGGGCACAACAAATTATTGAAAAACGAGGGGGGATTCGCCCTGCTGTTGAGCCTCCTGGTGGTCCTGCTTCTCACCGTCCTGATCCTGGAGCTCGACTTTCAGGTCCGGGCCGATCTGCGCGCCGCCGGGAATTTCCGCGACGACTTGAAAGCTTTCTACCTCGCCCGCTCGGCGGTCTCGGCCGGCGAGGCGATTCTGAAAGAGGATTTGCGCTTCAGCAACCGCTACGACGGCCTCGATGAGCTCTGGGCCTATCCTGTTCCGGAGTATCCCCTGGGAGACGGGGTCCTCTCCGGCTCCATCACCGACGAGACGGGAAAGTTCAACCTCAACAGCCTGGTGGACAATAACGGAAAAACCACGGCCACCGTACAGAAGACGAGGCACAAGCAACTCCGGCGGCTCTTCGAGCTGCTCCAGCTCGACCCGGAGCTGGCCGATCCGATCGTCGACTGGGTCGATATCGACAGCGAGCCGATTTCGGCCTACGGCGCCGAGGATGAGAGCTACCGCCGTCTCGATCCCCCTTACTCCGCCAAAAATGCCCGCTTCGACACGTTGGAGGAGCTTCATATGGTCTGGGGGATCACCGACGACGTCTACCGCAAAATCTCCCCTTACCTCACCGTCTACGGCGACGGCCTCATCAATGTAAACACCGCCGATTCGCTGATTATACAAAGTTTGGATTTCGAGGGGGGAATCGATGAGTCGATTGCGGGCCGCCTGATTGAGAATCGCCCTTATGAGAACAAGCAGAAATTTATCGACAGTGTGCCGGCCGATGTAAAGACCCGGTTCACCACCGCCGGCACCACCTCCGGAATCGATACCAAAAGCAATTTTTTCTCCATCACCGCCGAGGGGAAGGTTCAAAACACCCGAAAAATCGTCCGGGCCATCATCCGAAGGGGTAATCCGATGGAACTCCTTTATTTTAAGGTAGAATAG
- the gspM gene encoding type II secretion system protein GspM → MNGSGVRKGVDQFLMRLSPREKWVLGGGGVIAFLLIFYFVLVGPLWERMEILDRLIPQKEKEAREFAALKGEYLTVSQGIQEIERRLPTTNQFSPLSFLEETAAKNQIRPNIAYIRPLSPQAHDPYREIPVEVKVENVTLARIVPFLAAVENAPFPVRIKRLSMKTRFSDPSLMDVTFLVSSYERMSS, encoded by the coding sequence ATGAACGGAAGCGGAGTTCGTAAAGGGGTCGATCAGTTCTTGATGCGGCTTTCTCCCCGCGAGAAATGGGTCTTGGGGGGAGGGGGAGTGATCGCTTTTCTCCTGATTTTTTATTTTGTGCTGGTCGGCCCGCTTTGGGAGCGGATGGAGATCCTCGACCGCCTGATTCCCCAGAAAGAAAAAGAGGCGCGCGAGTTCGCCGCCCTGAAGGGGGAGTACCTCACCGTCTCGCAGGGAATCCAGGAGATCGAACGGCGTCTCCCGACGACCAACCAGTTCTCCCCCCTCTCTTTCCTGGAGGAGACCGCCGCGAAAAACCAGATCCGGCCGAACATCGCCTACATCCGCCCTCTCTCCCCGCAGGCTCACGATCCCTACCGGGAGATCCCGGTGGAGGTGAAGGTGGAGAATGTCACCCTCGCCCGAATCGTCCCCTTCCTGGCCGCGGTCGAAAACGCCCCCTTTCCGGTCCGGATCAAGCGGCTTTCGATGAAAACCCGCTTCTCCGATCCGTCGCTGATGGACGTGACCTTCCTGGTGTCGTCGTATGAGAGAATGTCGTCGTAA
- the pilM gene encoding pilus assembly protein PilM, with protein sequence MAQIILGLDIGRSVIKGVRIARTLRGLRLVDAFERKVERQGERGRGDLPDEAQIEALRRLRSEGKIKPGEMTAIALPGHLVSTREITVPFTDPKRLRQVVPFEVEGQLPFDLEEIVIDYQLLPQGAARDLQIRGAAEPGKAEPAESSHLLVSAVPKGVLRRYLSALQSVGIDPAWVGVDALSLYTFYQQMTQPSNGEKKRGAAAGEERSEHLLIDLGASKTVLCGLSVAAKQTSPRLRWVRTIPIGSDDFTEALQQDLGLSWEEAEKRKSEVDLSVPPRTEAGEAVQKRVSSWLVEIEKSLSLTGGANGESRSGFYLCGGGGQWRGLKELIAQHFQMTPETLSGSPPIAGLDTAHFSTALPRYAEALGLALSPAQGTQINFRQGEFVFGKESIERRHRLASVGLVSLLLLGLMGGDFYLHYHQKEKKFQALKQELRSEFTKTFPQTKNVANEVEQTRAAINERKRSGDFLGVGEESPLEVLKVVTAGIPTEVRIDVTELVIDGDKIRIEAQTDSYDSVDRIRGGLMKVGHFEEVNVSDAKISADQSKVGFRIQLTMMEGKKDERKRSS encoded by the coding sequence ATGGCTCAAATTATTCTCGGACTAGATATTGGACGATCGGTCATCAAGGGGGTTCGGATTGCGCGGACCCTGCGGGGGCTTCGTCTCGTCGATGCCTTCGAGCGGAAGGTGGAGCGGCAGGGTGAGCGGGGGCGAGGGGACCTCCCTGATGAAGCGCAGATCGAGGCGCTCCGCCGGCTTCGTTCGGAGGGGAAGATCAAGCCGGGCGAGATGACCGCCATCGCCCTGCCGGGCCACCTCGTTTCGACGCGGGAGATCACCGTTCCGTTCACCGATCCGAAGCGTCTTCGCCAGGTGGTCCCCTTCGAGGTCGAAGGACAGCTCCCGTTCGATCTGGAGGAGATCGTGATCGACTACCAACTCCTTCCACAGGGGGCGGCCCGGGATCTTCAGATCCGGGGCGCGGCCGAGCCGGGAAAGGCGGAGCCGGCCGAATCGTCGCATCTGTTGGTCTCCGCGGTTCCGAAAGGGGTGCTGCGCCGATATTTGAGCGCGCTGCAGTCGGTCGGCATCGACCCGGCGTGGGTCGGCGTCGATGCCCTCTCTCTTTATACCTTCTACCAGCAGATGACCCAACCCTCCAACGGCGAGAAAAAGCGGGGCGCCGCCGCCGGGGAAGAGCGGTCGGAACATCTGCTGATCGACCTCGGCGCTTCCAAGACCGTCCTCTGCGGTCTCTCGGTCGCGGCGAAGCAGACTTCGCCGCGATTGCGATGGGTCCGGACGATTCCGATCGGGTCGGACGATTTTACGGAGGCCCTTCAGCAGGATCTGGGGCTTTCGTGGGAGGAGGCCGAGAAGCGGAAGAGCGAGGTCGACCTGAGCGTCCCTCCCCGAACCGAGGCCGGAGAGGCGGTTCAGAAGCGGGTCTCCTCCTGGTTGGTCGAGATCGAGAAGAGCCTTTCATTGACGGGAGGGGCGAACGGGGAGTCGCGCAGCGGATTCTATCTCTGCGGCGGAGGGGGACAGTGGCGGGGACTGAAAGAGCTGATCGCACAGCACTTTCAGATGACGCCGGAAACGTTGAGCGGATCGCCGCCGATTGCGGGCCTGGATACGGCCCATTTCTCGACCGCCCTGCCGCGGTATGCCGAAGCGCTCGGCCTCGCCTTGTCGCCGGCGCAGGGGACGCAGATTAATTTTCGACAGGGAGAGTTCGTCTTCGGCAAGGAGTCGATCGAGCGGCGGCACCGGCTGGCGTCGGTCGGGCTGGTCTCCCTCCTCCTCCTAGGATTGATGGGGGGAGATTTTTATCTGCACTATCATCAGAAGGAAAAGAAGTTTCAGGCGCTCAAGCAGGAGCTTCGGTCCGAGTTCACGAAGACCTTCCCGCAGACGAAGAATGTCGCGAATGAGGTGGAGCAGACCCGCGCCGCGATCAACGAGCGGAAGCGGAGCGGCGACTTTCTGGGGGTCGGCGAGGAGAGCCCGCTCGAGGTGTTGAAGGTGGTGACCGCCGGAATCCCGACCGAGGTGCGGATCGACGTCACCGAGCTGGTCATCGACGGAGACAAGATCCGGATCGAGGCGCAGACCGACTCGTACGATTCGGTCGATCGGATCCGGGGGGGGCTGATGAAGGTGGGGCATTTTGAAGAGGTGAACGTCAGCGACGCCAAGATCTCGGCCGATCAATCCAAGGTCGGCTTTCGGATTCAGCTGACGATGATGGAAGGAAAGAAAGATGAACGGAAGCGGAGTTCGTAA
- the gspN gene encoding type II secretion system protein GspN: MFDWIKNQKRKWAVGLGYAFFGLLMLLFFLYLTFPFGLLESRLIAAIQSESGCTMAVGKRGIFFPLRLSWREIQVDCPAGPVPQWKIQSLDAAVAPLPLLFNRRGEIDYRVGIAEGEIVGHATAVQTREGLSLSFKSEGQKLNLSRLGLSGLLDLQGEGSGVGPDLSKAKGSLTFTINSVQLKQVGQWMVPIGEVSFSNIRGKINLRNGMLVVERFAAQGNEVDLTSDGGNLVLREPLEGSLLSLSFKATPKGSLQQMASLFIQGYSGREPLLLGLKGSIGQPQISVNGRPFAL, encoded by the coding sequence ATGTTCGATTGGATTAAAAATCAGAAAAGAAAATGGGCGGTCGGACTGGGGTATGCCTTCTTCGGCCTTCTGATGCTCCTTTTCTTTCTCTATCTGACCTTTCCCTTCGGTCTGCTCGAGTCGCGCCTGATCGCGGCGATCCAGTCGGAAAGCGGCTGCACGATGGCGGTCGGAAAGCGGGGGATCTTTTTCCCGCTGCGCTTGTCCTGGCGGGAGATTCAGGTCGATTGCCCGGCGGGGCCGGTTCCTCAGTGGAAGATCCAATCGCTCGATGCGGCGGTCGCCCCGTTGCCCCTTCTCTTCAATCGGCGGGGAGAAATCGATTATCGGGTCGGGATCGCCGAAGGGGAAATCGTCGGCCATGCGACGGCGGTCCAAACGCGGGAAGGGCTCTCCCTCTCTTTCAAGAGCGAGGGACAGAAGCTCAACCTGAGCCGGCTGGGCCTCTCGGGACTTCTCGATTTGCAGGGGGAGGGGAGCGGGGTCGGGCCCGATCTGTCGAAGGCGAAAGGGAGCCTCACCTTCACGATCAACAGCGTTCAGTTGAAGCAGGTGGGGCAGTGGATGGTCCCGATCGGGGAGGTGTCCTTTTCAAACATTCGTGGTAAGATCAATCTTCGTAACGGCATGCTGGTGGTGGAGCGATTCGCCGCCCAGGGAAATGAGGTCGATCTGACGAGCGACGGAGGGAATCTGGTTCTCCGAGAGCCGTTGGAGGGAAGTCTCCTTTCGCTCAGTTTTAAGGCGACCCCCAAGGGGAGTCTTCAGCAGATGGCCTCGCTCTTCATCCAGGGGTATTCGGGACGCGAGCCGCTGCTCCTGGGGTTGAAGGGATCGATCGGCCAACCGCAGATCTCGGTGAACGGCAGGCCGTTTGCGTTATAA
- a CDS encoding type II secretion system protein GspJ, with protein sequence MIGESGRGEAEGGRRGASGGFTLLEILVSLAILAVLFTLVYGSFNATYRVSEQLEEQADSYRLARLGFYHLAKDLSMIYQTKPIPGQPTSPQLPPGSAVTKSFLFLGEDRTRTIDGTDYPDDLIRFTAVSHGRTLRDAPESDWALISYGLEEEFLMHEAALANERVIRNEIGEEVLGINFRYLNRADKNWVDRWDSENTKELPLAVEIELILRGRGKEGLRFKTTVDLPMARRS encoded by the coding sequence GTGATTGGAGAAAGCGGGAGGGGGGAGGCGGAAGGTGGAAGGCGCGGGGCTTCCGGCGGTTTCACCCTCCTGGAAATCCTCGTCTCGCTCGCGATTCTGGCGGTTCTTTTCACCCTGGTGTACGGGTCGTTTAATGCGACTTACCGGGTTTCGGAGCAGCTGGAGGAGCAGGCCGATTCTTACCGCCTGGCGCGGCTCGGTTTTTATCATCTGGCGAAAGATCTCAGCATGATCTATCAGACGAAACCGATTCCGGGACAACCGACGAGTCCGCAACTCCCTCCAGGATCGGCGGTGACGAAGTCGTTTCTTTTTTTGGGAGAAGATCGGACCCGAACGATCGATGGGACAGATTACCCGGACGACTTGATCCGGTTCACCGCCGTCTCCCACGGGCGAACCTTGCGGGACGCCCCCGAATCGGATTGGGCGTTGATCTCCTACGGCCTTGAAGAGGAGTTCCTGATGCATGAGGCGGCCCTGGCGAACGAGCGGGTGATCCGGAACGAGATCGGGGAAGAGGTCCTCGGAATCAATTTCCGCTATCTCAATCGGGCCGATAAGAATTGGGTCGATCGCTGGGATTCTGAAAATACCAAGGAGCTCCCTTTGGCGGTGGAGATCGAATTGATCCTCCGGGGCCGCGGTAAGGAGGGCCTTCGTTTTAAAACAACGGTCGATCTTCCGATGGCGAGAAGGTCGTAG
- a CDS encoding prepilin-type N-terminal cleavage/methylation domain-containing protein, whose amino-acid sequence MRNSGFTLIEIMVSLAVLAIALTVLLGLRNRDIALSSYAGHITEATLLARQRISEITFAGFPELGAREGDFGEEYPNYKWKEEVKQTPYEVVRELNLEVLWKEGKREESVRFTTFLFNARG is encoded by the coding sequence ATGCGAAATTCTGGCTTCACCCTCATCGAGATCATGGTTTCGTTGGCGGTGTTGGCGATCGCGCTCACGGTGTTGCTGGGGCTTCGCAACCGGGACATCGCCCTCTCTTCCTACGCCGGCCATATCACCGAGGCGACGCTGCTGGCGCGCCAGCGGATCTCGGAGATCACTTTCGCCGGATTTCCCGAACTGGGGGCGCGGGAAGGGGATTTCGGCGAGGAATACCCCAACTATAAATGGAAGGAAGAGGTGAAACAGACCCCGTATGAGGTGGTCAGGGAATTGAATCTGGAGGTCCTCTGGAAAGAGGGGAAGCGGGAGGAGAGCGTCCGGTTCACCACGTTTTTATTCAATGCGAGAGGTTAA
- a CDS encoding pilus assembly FimT family protein, giving the protein MKVLNYRRGAAFGVRRERLKGLTPHASRLTPRGSSSGFTLLELMLVVFILSVTALFVFPRVSSFGAADLKRTARHFAGLIQHLAQESSTTKQTYRLYFNLENGAYWAAVLGENGEFVEATDPMTRRRVLPKEISFEDVVTPAQGKVNEGEAFMQFFPVGVEKVWIHLKQGERQWTLVVNPLTGRVKVMDEYVDVQISQR; this is encoded by the coding sequence ATGAAGGTGCTGAATTACAGGAGGGGTGCGGCGTTCGGCGTGAGGCGAGAAAGATTAAAAGGGCTTACCCCTCACGCTTCACGCCTCACGCCTCGCGGATCTTCATCAGGCTTCACCCTCCTCGAATTGATGCTGGTCGTCTTTATCCTCAGCGTGACGGCGCTCTTTGTTTTTCCCCGGGTTTCCTCGTTCGGCGCGGCCGATCTGAAGCGGACGGCGCGCCACTTCGCCGGGTTGATCCAGCATCTCGCCCAAGAATCCTCCACGACCAAGCAGACCTACCGGCTCTACTTCAATCTTGAAAATGGCGCTTATTGGGCGGCGGTGTTGGGGGAAAACGGCGAGTTCGTCGAAGCGACCGATCCGATGACCCGGCGGCGGGTCCTTCCGAAAGAGATCTCTTTCGAAGATGTCGTGACCCCGGCGCAGGGAAAGGTGAACGAGGGGGAGGCCTTCATGCAGTTCTTCCCGGTGGGGGTGGAGAAGGTCTGGATTCATCTGAAGCAAGGGGAGCGGCAGTGGACCCTGGTCGTCAATCCCCTGACCGGCCGGGTGAAGGTGATGGATGAGTATGTCGATGTTCAAATCTCACAAAGGTAG
- the gspG gene encoding type II secretion system major pseudopilin GspG translates to MKQYSARNGVLGRLVRLSRQAQAGFTLIEIMVVITILAILSVLVVPKLVGRTDEARRVAAKVQIKSIEEGLQMYKLDNGDYPSTEQGLDALVNKPSVGEIPKNWREGGYLPKIPADPWGNQYVYVSPGTHGDFDLLSYGADGEGGGEGKSADIESWNME, encoded by the coding sequence ATGAAGCAATACAGCGCTCGAAATGGGGTTTTGGGGCGGCTCGTTCGGTTGAGCCGACAGGCGCAGGCCGGTTTTACACTGATTGAAATCATGGTCGTCATCACGATCTTGGCGATCCTGTCGGTATTGGTCGTCCCGAAGCTGGTCGGGCGGACCGATGAGGCGCGGCGGGTGGCGGCGAAGGTCCAGATCAAGAGTATCGAAGAGGGCCTTCAGATGTACAAGCTCGACAACGGCGACTATCCGAGCACCGAACAGGGGCTCGATGCGCTGGTGAACAAGCCGAGCGTCGGCGAGATCCCGAAAAACTGGCGGGAGGGGGGGTACCTTCCGAAGATTCCGGCCGATCCCTGGGGAAATCAATATGTCTACGTCAGCCCCGGGACCCACGGCGATTTCGATCTCCTCTCCTACGGCGCCGACGGCGAAGGGGGGGGAGAAGGAAAAAGCGCCGACATCGAGAGCTGGAACATGGAATAA
- the gspF gene encoding type II secretion system inner membrane protein GspF — protein MAIYEYKGLDVEGKSKAGIVDADSPKVARAKLRKSGIFPVEITQTQQAAPTGLSKPVTLFSEGMTLAETAVMTRQLSTLLGAGISLMEALGALTEQVEKPAAKKIWIDVREGVKEGASLADALTRHPKVFSVLYRQMVRAGEASGTLDRILVRLADYLESQVRLRNKLFSILTYPVLMLFVSGAILIFLISFVVPKVTAIFADLNQALPLPTVILLALSDFLRGYGWLLIGAGVLGGMIYRRHIQTPRGREQYDRLLLRIPLAGRVAKMVAISRFTRTLATLLASGVPLLTALEIVQQVVGNKVLEEAIQGARGNIREGQSIAEPLKRSGLFPPLVTHMIAIGEKSGELEGMLQKVSEAYDNEVETVVTGMTSLLAPLMILGMGGVVLFIVLAILLPIFEVSQIVK, from the coding sequence ATGGCCATTTACGAATACAAAGGACTCGATGTAGAGGGGAAGAGCAAGGCGGGGATTGTCGATGCCGACAGCCCCAAGGTGGCGCGGGCGAAGCTGCGCAAAAGCGGGATTTTTCCGGTGGAGATTACCCAGACGCAGCAAGCGGCGCCGACCGGGCTGTCGAAACCGGTCACCCTCTTCTCGGAGGGGATGACGCTGGCCGAGACGGCGGTGATGACCCGCCAGCTCTCGACGCTGCTGGGGGCGGGGATCTCCCTGATGGAAGCGCTGGGGGCGCTGACCGAACAGGTCGAGAAGCCGGCGGCGAAGAAGATCTGGATCGACGTCCGGGAGGGGGTGAAGGAAGGGGCCTCGCTCGCCGATGCCCTGACGCGCCATCCGAAGGTCTTCTCGGTGCTCTATCGGCAGATGGTCCGGGCGGGGGAGGCGAGCGGAACGCTCGACCGGATCTTGGTCCGGCTGGCCGATTATCTGGAGAGCCAGGTTCGGCTTCGGAACAAGCTCTTCTCGATCTTGACCTACCCGGTCTTGATGTTGTTCGTCAGCGGCGCGATCTTGATTTTCCTGATCTCGTTCGTCGTTCCGAAGGTGACGGCGATCTTCGCCGATTTGAACCAGGCGCTTCCCCTCCCGACGGTGATCCTCCTCGCGCTGAGCGATTTCCTGCGCGGTTACGGATGGCTCTTGATCGGAGCCGGCGTCCTCGGCGGAATGATCTACCGGCGGCATATCCAAACGCCGCGGGGAAGGGAGCAGTATGACCGGCTTCTTTTGAGAATCCCGCTGGCCGGAAGGGTGGCGAAGATGGTCGCCATCTCCCGGTTCACCCGGACGCTGGCGACCCTGCTGGCGAGCGGCGTTCCGCTGTTGACGGCGCTGGAGATCGTCCAGCAGGTGGTCGGAAACAAGGTCCTTGAGGAGGCGATCCAGGGGGCCCGCGGCAATATCCGGGAGGGGCAGAGCATCGCCGAGCCGCTCAAGAGAAGCGGCCTTTTTCCCCCGCTGGTGACCCATATGATTGCCATCGGGGAGAAGAGCGGCGAGCTCGAAGGGATGCTGCAGAAGGTCTCCGAGGCGTACGACAACGAGGTGGAGACGGTGGTGACCGGGATGACGTCGCTCCTCGCACCATTGATGATCCTGGGCATGGGGGGGGTCGTTCTTTTTATCGTCCTGGCGATTTTGCTGCCGATCTTCGAGGTATCTCAAATCGTAAAATAG
- the gspE gene encoding type II secretion system ATPase GspE, protein MAQPKRPLIGQILIEKHGLTPAQLEEGLRLQKEQGGKIGEILVRSKVLAEEAVLEALSQQWQLPYRASLDPKEIDLPLSEKVPISFAKRYELLPFKRAGKIIQVAASNPLNLSPLDDLRLLLGEPIEVIAVPSRVVVSSINYVYERATVGAEQAISDLAEGESLSALAEELAEPEDLLDASDEAPMIRLVNSVLFQAVQQRASDIHFEPFEKEIAIRYRIDGVLYNILAPPKRLQSSLISRIKIMAGMNIAEKRLPQDGRIGLKIGGREIDIRVSDVPTAHGERLVLRLLDKTSILLNLEDIGLSPSGLATMDQLIQMAHGIILVTGPTGSGKTTTLYAGLSKINSPDKNIITIEDPIEYQLKGIGQIQVNPKIQLTFASGLRSILRQDPDVIMVGEIRDTETAEIAIQASLTGHLVFSTLHTNDSAGAITRLLDMGIEPFLVSSSVVAIVAQRLVRQICPECRVSYRPTPEELGKLGIKQAPPNLVFYRGKGCAHCINTGYRGRSGIYEILVLDDEIRNLILSKVDSSRIKAKAVGKGMLTLREDGARRILSGMTTTEEVLRVTQEEIF, encoded by the coding sequence ATGGCACAGCCGAAACGCCCGCTCATCGGGCAGATTTTGATCGAAAAACACGGGTTGACCCCCGCACAGCTCGAAGAGGGGCTTCGCCTTCAAAAAGAGCAGGGGGGCAAGATCGGAGAGATCCTGGTCCGGTCGAAGGTCCTCGCCGAGGAGGCCGTCCTGGAGGCCCTCTCCCAACAATGGCAATTGCCCTACCGCGCCTCCCTTGACCCCAAAGAAATCGATCTCCCCCTTTCGGAGAAGGTTCCGATCTCCTTCGCGAAGCGTTATGAACTTCTTCCCTTCAAGCGGGCGGGAAAGATCATTCAGGTCGCCGCCTCCAATCCGCTCAATCTCTCCCCTCTCGACGACCTGCGGCTGCTTTTGGGGGAGCCGATCGAGGTGATCGCCGTTCCCTCCCGGGTGGTCGTCAGCAGCATCAACTATGTTTACGAGCGGGCCACCGTCGGCGCAGAGCAGGCGATCTCCGATCTGGCCGAGGGGGAGAGCCTGAGCGCCTTGGCGGAGGAGCTGGCGGAGCCGGAAGATCTTCTCGACGCGAGCGATGAAGCGCCGATGATCCGCCTGGTCAACTCGGTTCTCTTCCAGGCGGTGCAGCAGCGCGCCTCCGACATTCACTTCGAGCCGTTCGAGAAGGAGATCGCCATCCGCTACCGGATCGACGGGGTTCTCTACAACATCCTCGCGCCGCCGAAGCGGCTGCAGTCGTCGCTGATCTCCCGGATCAAGATCATGGCGGGGATGAACATCGCCGAGAAGCGGCTGCCGCAGGACGGGCGGATCGGGCTGAAGATCGGGGGCCGGGAGATCGACATCCGCGTCTCCGACGTCCCCACGGCGCACGGCGAACGGTTGGTTTTGCGTCTCCTCGATAAGACGAGCATCCTTCTGAACCTGGAAGATATCGGCCTCTCTCCCAGTGGGCTGGCGACGATGGACCAGCTGATCCAGATGGCCCACGGAATCATCCTCGTGACCGGACCGACCGGGAGCGGCAAGACGACGACCCTTTATGCCGGGCTCAGCAAAATCAACTCGCCCGACAAAAACATCATCACGATCGAAGACCCGATCGAATATCAGCTCAAGGGGATCGGGCAGATCCAGGTGAATCCGAAGATCCAGCTCACCTTTGCCAGCGGGCTTCGATCGATCCTCCGGCAAGACCCCGATGTCATCATGGTGGGGGAAATCCGCGACACCGAAACCGCCGAAATCGCCATCCAAGCCTCGCTCACCGGGCATCTCGTCTTCTCGACCCTTCACACCAACGATTCGGCAGGCGCGATCACCCGTCTTCTCGACATGGGGATCGAGCCGTTCCTCGTCTCCTCCTCGGTCGTCGCGATCGTCGCGCAGCGGCTGGTCCGGCAGATCTGTCCCGAGTGCCGCGTCTCCTATCGCCCCACCCCCGAGGAATTGGGAAAGCTCGGAATCAAACAGGCGCCGCCCAACCTGGTCTTTTATCGGGGGAAGGGGTGCGCCCACTGCATCAACACCGGTTACCGCGGCCGGTCCGGCATCTACGAGATCCTCGTCCTCGACGACGAGATTCGAAACCTGATTCTCTCCAAAGTCGATTCGTCCCGGATCAAAGCGAAAGCGGTCGGCAAGGGGATGCTCACTTTAAGGGAGGACGGCGCGCGGAGAATCCTGTCCGGGATGACGACGACGGAGGAGGTATTGAGGGTGACGCAGGAGGAAATATTTTAA